A region of Nostoc sp. 'Peltigera membranacea cyanobiont' N6 DNA encodes the following proteins:
- a CDS encoding peptidase → MLLETKNYRRKLNHILICSLSSSLLIASNVLPISALAKPQNPQDLIIAKSPDERQPEAVEKGIEQLPASQASISPRKKTSVESPIQANRTSSTTENSQQTSSASDDDTSRPSRRRASNSNSNRSNSNASRSSGDRVSNSNSNRSNTGSGRVRKSGSNIATSGSSPVYSPVTPTYKKINFVDVALGILSRNDFKSEGRYFHFYEFEGRENQLVQIRLIGSNDTRRTNNLSLNPLLFLHDPNNNVIVKKGTLQKSGDGDDAFIFARLPMNGTYKIAVTSRDPGEIGRYSLALRNDRASYTLDESGQLSAKSSTLKQNGGAYNVSNFQGKKNQLISIRVDSVDEEFSPYVALLNSQGKTIAIDKDKDKNGVYSALIDRARLPEDDTYYIVVTSKNPQENGKYRLTIF, encoded by the coding sequence ATGCTACTAGAAACCAAAAACTATCGCCGCAAATTAAATCACATTTTAATTTGTTCCTTGAGTAGTAGTTTGTTGATCGCAAGTAATGTGCTGCCTATAAGTGCTTTGGCAAAACCTCAAAATCCTCAAGACTTGATAATTGCTAAATCACCAGATGAAAGACAACCAGAAGCAGTAGAAAAAGGAATTGAGCAACTTCCGGCTTCTCAAGCGTCAATATCTCCAAGAAAGAAGACATCGGTTGAGTCACCAATACAGGCTAATCGAACATCGTCTACTACAGAAAATTCTCAGCAAACTTCTAGCGCTTCAGATGATGATACCTCTAGACCATCTAGGCGTAGGGCTTCTAATTCAAATTCTAATCGTTCCAATAGTAATGCATCTAGATCGTCTGGAGATAGAGTTTCTAACTCGAATAGCAATCGTTCTAATACTGGCTCCGGGAGGGTTCGCAAGTCAGGTTCTAATATAGCTACAAGTGGAAGTTCGCCAGTTTATTCGCCCGTGACACCTACTTATAAGAAGATTAACTTTGTAGATGTCGCATTAGGCATTCTGAGTAGGAATGACTTTAAATCTGAAGGTAGATATTTTCATTTCTATGAGTTTGAAGGTAGAGAAAATCAATTAGTCCAAATTAGGCTGATTGGCAGTAATGATACGCGTAGAACGAATAACTTGAGTTTAAATCCTTTGTTGTTTCTGCACGATCCTAATAACAATGTAATCGTCAAAAAAGGGACTTTGCAAAAAAGCGGTGATGGGGATGATGCTTTCATTTTTGCACGACTGCCGATGAACGGCACTTACAAGATTGCAGTTACTAGCCGAGATCCCGGAGAGATAGGTCGCTATAGTCTGGCTCTAAGGAATGACAGAGCTAGCTATACTTTAGATGAATCAGGTCAACTAAGTGCCAAAAGCTCAACCCTGAAACAAAATGGAGGCGCTTACAATGTTTCTAATTTCCAAGGGAAAAAAAATCAGCTTATAAGTATTCGTGTAGATAGTGTTGATGAAGAATTTTCTCCTTATGTAGCTTTGCTAAATTCTCAAGGAAAGACGATCGCTATAGATAAAGACAAAGACAAAAATGGAGTGTACAGCGCTTTAATTGACCGAGCTAGGTTGCCTGAAGATGATACTTACTATATAGTTGTTACTTCCAAAAATCCACAGGAAAACGGTAAATATAGATTGACTATCTTCTGA
- a CDS encoding serine/threonine-protein kinase, which produces MLCCVNPDCQKPLNPDKNNYCHSCRAELIPLLGGRYRPTQMLSDEGGFGRTYLAEDIHKLNECCVVKQFAPKVQGTGPLTKAIELFKQEASRLQELAEHPQIPTLLAYFEQNGYLFLVQQFIDGQNLLKEWQMRGSYSETKIRELLLDLLPVLEFIHLKGVIHRDIKPQNIIRRQSDGRLVLIDFGASKQLAATVQTKMGTVIGSHGYTPLEQMQDGKAYPASDLFSLGATCFHLLTGVRPSNLWIQEGYSWVGSWRQHLSSLGREKVSVSIELGEVLDKLLQRDIQKRYQSADEVIADLTPGLPPSSSVPPTILSTTFTATAANQEPVSPKLNNTLKSKLLLGSSILVLGLGGVWYFQSPPNQKTEPSLPISQPIPSPKSVSENYLLPKPLKGHSSDVNSVAFSPDGTTLASASDDKTIKLWNPVSKEEIHTLEGHSNWIWTVAFSPDNKILASGSADKTIKLWNVETGKLIRTLEGNTDGVTSVAFSPDGKTLASGTASKDMKIKLWNLKTGKLIRTLQGHTNGVGSVAFSPDGKTLASGSWDKTIKLWNLKTGKLICTLAGNADSILSVAFAPDGATLASGSKDKTIKLWNLKTEKEIRTLKGHKDKVNSVAFLPSSVNPNGVILVSGSSDKTIKLWNPVTGKQIRTLETGSGYIYAIAISPDGQTIAGGGSGENILKLWQTIH; this is translated from the coding sequence ATGCTCTGTTGTGTGAATCCCGATTGCCAAAAACCCCTAAATCCTGATAAAAACAACTATTGCCACAGTTGTAGAGCGGAATTGATCCCCCTGCTGGGAGGTCGCTATCGTCCGACTCAGATGTTGTCAGATGAGGGCGGATTTGGTAGAACCTATTTGGCAGAAGATATACACAAGCTGAATGAATGCTGTGTGGTTAAGCAATTTGCCCCAAAAGTTCAGGGAACTGGGCCATTAACAAAGGCCATTGAGCTATTTAAACAAGAAGCAAGCCGACTACAAGAACTCGCAGAACATCCGCAAATACCAACTTTATTGGCTTATTTTGAGCAAAATGGCTATCTGTTTTTGGTACAGCAGTTTATCGATGGGCAAAACTTGCTTAAGGAATGGCAGATGCGGGGAAGCTATAGCGAAACAAAAATTCGCGAACTTTTGCTAGATTTATTGCCAGTTCTGGAGTTTATTCATCTGAAGGGAGTGATTCATCGGGATATCAAACCACAAAATATTATTCGCCGTCAAAGTGACGGGCGGTTAGTGCTAATTGATTTTGGAGCCTCCAAGCAGTTGGCGGCAACAGTGCAGACTAAGATGGGCACTGTTATTGGCTCACACGGTTACACTCCACTTGAACAGATGCAAGATGGAAAAGCTTACCCAGCTAGTGATTTATTCAGTTTGGGGGCGACTTGTTTTCATTTACTAACAGGGGTTCGCCCATCTAACCTGTGGATACAGGAGGGCTATAGTTGGGTAGGATCTTGGCGACAACATTTGAGCAGTCTCGGAAGGGAAAAGGTTTCTGTATCTATAGAGTTGGGTGAAGTTTTGGATAAGCTGTTGCAACGAGACATCCAAAAGCGTTACCAATCGGCTGATGAAGTCATAGCTGACTTGACACCTGGGCTACCACCTTCGTCATCAGTGCCCCCTACTATACTTTCAACAACATTTACAGCTACAGCAGCAAATCAAGAGCCAGTTTCACCAAAACTAAATAACACGCTAAAAAGTAAACTGCTATTAGGTTCTAGCATTTTGGTGTTGGGATTGGGGGGAGTTTGGTATTTCCAGAGTCCCCCCAATCAAAAAACTGAACCTTCTTTGCCTATTTCTCAGCCGATTCCGTCACCAAAAAGCGTCTCGGAAAATTATCTTCTGCCCAAACCCCTGAAGGGGCATTCCAGCGATGTCAATTCTGTAGCTTTCAGTCCTGATGGTACAACCCTTGCCAGTGCTAGTGATGATAAGACAATCAAGCTATGGAATCCGGTAAGTAAAGAGGAAATTCACACTTTAGAAGGACATTCCAATTGGATTTGGACTGTAGCCTTCAGTCCTGATAACAAGATCCTCGCCAGTGGTAGTGCGGATAAGACAATCAAACTGTGGAATGTGGAGACAGGAAAGTTAATTCGTACTTTAGAGGGAAATACTGATGGAGTGACTTCTGTAGCTTTCAGTCCTGATGGCAAAACTCTTGCCAGTGGCACTGCTAGTAAGGATATGAAAATCAAACTGTGGAATTTGAAGACAGGAAAGTTAATCCGCACATTACAGGGACATACTAATGGTGTTGGATCTGTGGCTTTTAGTCCTGATGGTAAAACTCTGGCCAGTGGTAGCTGGGACAAGACAATTAAATTATGGAATCTGAAGACAGGAAAATTAATCTGCACTTTGGCGGGAAATGCAGACTCAATTCTTTCAGTTGCTTTTGCCCCTGATGGTGCCACTCTTGCCAGTGGCAGTAAAGATAAAACAATTAAATTGTGGAATCTGAAGACAGAGAAGGAAATCCGCACCTTAAAGGGGCATAAAGATAAGGTTAATTCTGTCGCTTTTTTGCCAAGCAGCGTAAATCCGAATGGTGTAATCCTTGTCAGTGGCAGCAGTGACAAGACAATTAAACTGTGGAATCCGGTAACAGGAAAACAAATCCGCACTTTAGAGACGGGTTCTGGATATATTTATGCGATCGCCATCAGCCCAGATGGACAAACTATTGCCGGTGGTGGAAGTGGTGAGAATATTCTTAAGCTTTGGCAGACGATTCACTAA
- a CDS encoding TldD/PmbA family protein, with translation MDSENLSQDTLAEQLLELAIKSGAEAAEVYQSRSLSRPVFFEANRLKQLETNQSEGTALRLWRNGRPGLTVAYGSVLAEVMVEKALALSQLNEPETVELGSNFQPFYQDLGKIVPVEILVDWGKEAIALIRDAYPDVVCNGDWECDIETTRLVNTKGLDCHYTDTTLSCYVSAEWVRGDDFLSVSDGQTKRGKLHPKILASQILQRLIWAKENVSPPTGRVPILFTSKAADMLWGTVQAALNGKLVLEVASPWAERLGSQVVAPSLTLYQDPEAGPYSCPFDDEGTPTKSLVFIQNGTLQNFYGDRTTGRQLGTDTTGNGFRPGLGSYPTPGLFNFLIQPGSGSLPDLITQLDDGLIVDQMLGGDGSISGDFSINVDLGYRVQNGQVIGRVKDTMVAGNVYTALKQLVALGNDGDWNGSCYTPSLIVEGLSTTGRNN, from the coding sequence ATGGATTCTGAAAATTTGTCACAAGATACACTAGCCGAACAGTTGCTGGAACTAGCTATAAAATCTGGAGCAGAAGCTGCTGAGGTGTATCAGTCGCGATCGCTTTCTCGTCCAGTGTTTTTTGAGGCAAACCGACTCAAACAGCTAGAAACCAACCAATCTGAAGGTACAGCATTACGACTTTGGCGAAACGGTCGTCCGGGACTCACGGTGGCTTACGGTTCTGTCTTAGCCGAAGTGATGGTGGAAAAAGCTCTGGCATTAAGTCAACTTAATGAACCGGAAACTGTAGAATTAGGCTCTAACTTTCAACCCTTCTACCAAGATTTAGGGAAAATTGTACCAGTAGAGATTTTGGTAGATTGGGGCAAGGAAGCGATCGCACTCATCCGCGATGCCTATCCCGATGTTGTATGCAATGGTGACTGGGAATGTGATATTGAAACCACCAGACTAGTCAACACTAAAGGTTTAGATTGTCACTATACCGATACTACCCTCAGCTGCTATGTATCAGCAGAATGGGTGCGGGGCGATGATTTTTTAAGTGTTTCTGATGGTCAAACCAAGCGGGGGAAACTGCACCCGAAGATATTAGCTAGCCAAATTTTACAACGGTTAATTTGGGCCAAAGAAAATGTCTCACCCCCTACTGGTCGTGTCCCGATTTTGTTCACTTCTAAAGCTGCCGATATGCTTTGGGGTACTGTGCAAGCAGCTTTGAATGGCAAGCTAGTCTTAGAAGTAGCTTCCCCCTGGGCAGAACGCCTGGGGAGCCAAGTAGTTGCACCCAGTCTTACCCTTTACCAAGATCCAGAAGCCGGGCCTTACAGTTGCCCTTTTGATGATGAAGGCACTCCGACTAAATCTTTAGTATTTATCCAAAATGGTACTTTACAGAATTTTTATGGCGATCGCACCACTGGCCGCCAACTGGGTACTGACACCACTGGAAATGGTTTTCGCCCTGGTTTAGGTAGCTATCCCACTCCTGGATTATTTAATTTTCTGATCCAGCCAGGTTCGGGATCGCTACCAGATTTAATTACACAACTAGATGATGGTTTGATTGTGGATCAAATGCTGGGTGGTGACGGCAGTATTTCTGGAGATTTTTCGATCAATGTCGATTTAGGCTACCGCGTCCAAAATGGTCAAGTAATTGGGCGTGTTAAGGATACTATGGTTGCAGGTAATGTTTACACAGCCCTGAAGCAATTGGTTGCATTGGGCAACGATGGTGATTGGAATGGTTCTTGTTACACTCCATCTCTGATAGTAGAAGGACTATCTACCACGGGGAGAAACAATTAA
- a CDS encoding Tab2/Atab2 family RNA-binding protein, whose translation MGSIWEIDFYSRPILDANQKKIWEVLVCESPLDIGTKPDSLFRYAQYCPSTQVNSGWLRTALQEAIDQAGKAPIKIRFFRRQMNNMITKACQDIGIPAQPSRRTLVLNQWLQERMEEVYPQEPGYQGGTNPSVRLEKPLPQRLPDALEGQQWVFVTLDAADFAEMPEWEIGFGEAFPLELAKVSPEARIPGILIFSPRALPLAGWMSGLELAFLRFDTSEEARLLLETGVNESWIVANIKKPQVLAEAKGFEEAKQKANGVHFIGVQSDPKAQSFAGFWLLQEINL comes from the coding sequence ATGGGCAGTATTTGGGAAATCGATTTTTACTCTCGTCCAATTCTGGATGCTAATCAGAAAAAAATTTGGGAAGTTTTAGTCTGCGAAAGCCCCTTGGATATCGGCACAAAACCAGATTCTTTGTTTCGCTATGCTCAATATTGTCCCAGTACCCAGGTAAATTCGGGCTGGTTGCGGACAGCATTGCAGGAGGCTATTGACCAAGCTGGAAAAGCACCAATTAAAATCCGCTTTTTCCGTCGCCAAATGAACAACATGATTACTAAAGCCTGCCAAGATATAGGCATTCCCGCCCAGCCTAGCCGCCGCACTTTGGTTCTCAACCAATGGTTACAAGAGCGCATGGAGGAAGTGTATCCTCAAGAACCAGGGTATCAAGGAGGGACTAATCCCTCAGTCCGCTTGGAAAAACCTTTGCCGCAACGTTTACCAGATGCTTTAGAAGGACAACAGTGGGTATTTGTTACCTTAGATGCTGCGGATTTTGCAGAGATGCCAGAGTGGGAAATTGGCTTTGGTGAAGCTTTCCCTTTAGAGTTGGCGAAAGTTTCACCCGAAGCCCGGATTCCTGGTATTTTGATTTTCTCACCGAGAGCGTTACCCTTGGCTGGCTGGATGTCTGGTTTGGAGTTGGCTTTTTTGAGATTTGATACCAGTGAAGAGGCGAGATTGCTTTTAGAAACCGGTGTTAATGAAAGCTGGATTGTGGCAAATATCAAAAAACCTCAAGTCTTAGCAGAGGCTAAAGGTTTTGAAGAAGCCAAGCAAAAAGCTAACGGAGTGCATTTTATTGGTGTGCAGTCCGATCCCAAAGCACAATCTTTTGCTGGTTTTTGGCTGTTGCAAGAGATTAATCTTTGA
- a CDS encoding HAD-IA family hydrolase, with the protein MEQPKVIFLDAVGTLFDVKGSVGKVYSQIAEEFGVTVPAETLNTAFIKSFKAAPPPIFPDAELQDIPQREFDWWRIIALNTFENAGVLKEFSDFSAFFSELYIHFGTGEPWFVYPDVLPALINWRRLGITLGVLSNFDSRIYSVLQSLGLREFFTSVTISTQVRAAKPDPQIFAIALDKHKCSPEAAWHIGDSIVEDYYAAKAAGLRGVWIDRQ; encoded by the coding sequence ATGGAACAACCGAAAGTTATTTTTTTAGATGCTGTGGGTACACTCTTCGATGTTAAAGGCAGTGTGGGTAAAGTTTATAGTCAGATAGCCGAGGAATTTGGTGTTACAGTTCCGGCCGAAACATTGAATACAGCCTTCATCAAAAGCTTTAAAGCAGCGCCGCCGCCGATATTTCCAGATGCAGAACTGCAAGATATTCCTCAACGCGAGTTTGATTGGTGGCGGATAATCGCCCTGAACACTTTTGAAAATGCAGGTGTTCTCAAGGAATTTTCTGACTTTTCGGCTTTTTTTAGCGAACTTTACATCCACTTTGGCACTGGCGAACCGTGGTTTGTCTATCCTGATGTTTTACCAGCTTTAATCAACTGGCGGCGGTTAGGGATTACTTTGGGCGTACTATCCAATTTTGATTCCCGAATTTACTCAGTATTGCAAAGTTTGGGATTGAGAGAGTTTTTTACCTCCGTTACCATTTCTACCCAGGTGCGTGCAGCTAAACCCGACCCGCAAATTTTTGCTATTGCCTTAGATAAACATAAATGTTCTCCAGAGGCAGCATGGCATATTGGCGATAGCATTGTAGAAGACTACTATGCAGCTAAAGCAGCTGGACTCAGAGGCGTTTGGATCGATCGTCAGTAG
- a CDS encoding NAD(P)/FAD-dependent oxidoreductase, whose amino-acid sequence MTQQTSRICILGGGFGGLYTALRLSQLPWESTQKPEIVLVDQSDRFLFSPLLYELLTGELQTWEIAPPFEELLQGTGVRFYQGVVSGIDIDQQRVNIQEGPQIPYDRLVLALGGETPLDLVPGATAYGYTFRTISDAYRLEERLRFLEESDADKIRVAIIGAGYSGVELACKLADRLGERGRFRIVEIADQILRTSPEFNREAAKKAIEARGIFVDLETKIESIEQDSISLEYKNQLDTIPVDLVIWTVGNKVAPVVKSLPLKQNERGQISTTPNLQVIDRPEIFALGDLADCHDVEGQQVPATAQAAFQQADYTAWNIWASLTNRPLLPFHYQQLGEMMALGKDNATLTGLGIKLDGPLASVARRMAYLYRLPTLDHQLKVGFNWLVRPIIETLSR is encoded by the coding sequence ATGACTCAACAAACTTCTAGAATTTGTATCCTTGGTGGGGGCTTTGGTGGTCTTTATACAGCCTTGCGCTTAAGCCAGTTACCTTGGGAATCTACGCAAAAACCCGAAATTGTTTTAGTAGATCAAAGCGATCGCTTTCTATTCTCCCCTTTACTTTACGAATTACTCACTGGCGAACTGCAAACCTGGGAAATTGCCCCACCCTTTGAAGAGCTTTTACAAGGCACTGGGGTGCGTTTTTATCAAGGGGTTGTCTCTGGAATTGACATCGACCAGCAACGGGTAAATATACAAGAAGGACCACAAATCCCTTACGATCGCTTAGTGCTGGCGTTAGGAGGTGAGACACCGCTAGATTTAGTCCCCGGTGCAACAGCTTACGGCTACACATTCCGCACTATCTCTGATGCCTATCGTTTAGAAGAACGCCTGCGATTTTTAGAAGAATCCGATGCTGATAAAATTCGGGTGGCAATTATTGGCGCTGGCTACAGCGGTGTAGAGTTAGCCTGTAAGTTAGCTGACAGACTCGGTGAAAGAGGACGCTTTCGGATCGTTGAAATTGCCGACCAAATTTTGCGAACTTCCCCAGAGTTTAACCGGGAAGCAGCAAAAAAAGCAATAGAAGCCCGTGGCATATTTGTCGATTTAGAAACCAAAATCGAATCAATAGAGCAAGATAGCATTTCACTAGAGTACAAAAACCAGTTAGATACGATTCCCGTAGATTTGGTAATTTGGACTGTGGGAAATAAAGTTGCGCCCGTAGTGAAATCTCTTCCCCTCAAGCAAAACGAGCGCGGTCAAATCAGCACTACACCCAATCTGCAAGTAATCGATCGTCCAGAAATCTTTGCCTTGGGAGATTTAGCAGACTGTCATGATGTTGAAGGACAGCAAGTTCCCGCCACGGCACAAGCGGCTTTTCAACAAGCTGATTATACTGCTTGGAATATCTGGGCAAGTCTTACTAATCGTCCCCTCCTTCCCTTCCACTACCAACAGTTAGGAGAAATGATGGCATTAGGTAAAGACAACGCCACCCTTACTGGTTTGGGAATTAAACTAGATGGGCCTTTGGCATCCGTCGCCCGTCGGATGGCTTATTTATATAGACTGCCAACTTTAGACCATCAACTCAAAGTTGGTTTTAATTGGCTGGTGCGTCCAATCATAGAGACACTTTCTCGGTAA
- a CDS encoding 4Fe-4S single cluster domain-containing protein, with protein MEIKPTDPSLALMDIPPGYLNIMGYVDRSEVNGPGCRAVVWVQGCLRECPGCFNINSWSFEANQLIAVDTLAENILSNPHNTGVTFSGGEPFWQATALASLARKVKAAGLNVMSFSGFTLKQLQSQSAPPGSQELLEQLDILIDGPFVQSLAINSPNSPVSSSNQRVRVLSPAFQDQITWASDQIEIHILKDGGRIVTGYQGGLELV; from the coding sequence ATGGAAATTAAGCCAACTGACCCATCGCTAGCACTCATGGATATTCCCCCTGGCTATCTCAACATTATGGGTTACGTCGATCGATCGGAAGTTAATGGCCCTGGTTGTCGTGCAGTTGTCTGGGTACAAGGTTGTCTTCGTGAGTGTCCTGGCTGCTTTAATATTAACTCTTGGTCATTTGAGGCTAACCAACTGATTGCTGTTGATACTCTTGCCGAAAATATTCTCAGCAATCCGCACAACACTGGTGTAACATTTTCTGGTGGAGAACCCTTTTGGCAAGCAACTGCACTAGCGTCTTTAGCCCGTAAGGTAAAAGCTGCTGGGTTAAATGTAATGTCTTTTTCTGGGTTCACTCTCAAGCAACTACAGTCTCAATCTGCGCCGCCAGGTTCCCAAGAATTATTAGAACAACTTGATATCCTGATTGACGGGCCTTTTGTCCAATCTCTGGCAATTAATTCTCCTAACTCTCCAGTTTCTTCTAGCAATCAACGGGTTCGTGTGTTAAGCCCCGCTTTTCAAGACCAGATTACTTGGGCTAGCGACCAGATAGAAATCCACATCCTCAAGGATGGTGGACGCATCGTCACCGGTTATCAAGGTGGACTGGAATTAGTATAA
- a CDS encoding acetolactate synthase large subunit, whose amino-acid sequence MNTAELLVQCLENEGVQYIFGLPGEENLHVLEALKHSSIKFITTRHEQGAAFMADVYGRLTGKAGVCLSTLGPGATNLMTGVADANLDGAPLVAITGQVGTDRMHIESHQYLDLVAMFAPVTKWNKQIVRPSITPEVVRKAFKRSQSEKPGAVHIDLPENIAAMPVEGKPLRKDNSEKTYASFASIRAAAAAICQAVNPLILVGNGAIRAQASDAVTQFATLLNIPVANTFMGKGVIPYTHQLALWSVGLQQRDFITCAFDNTDLVIAIGYDLIEFSPKKWNRNGEIPIVHIGVSPAEIDSSYIPNAEVVGDISDSLYEILKLADRQGKPDPFAISLRSEIRTDYEQYAHDDGFPIKPQKLIYDLRQVMGPDDIVISDVGAHKMWMARHYHCHSPNTCIISNGFAAMGIAIPGALAAKLVHPKRKVVAVTGDGGFMMNSQELETALRVGTPFVTIIFNDGGYGLIEWKQENQFGKGNSSFVHFSNPDFVKFAESMGLKGYRVESALDLIPTLKEALAQDVPAVIDCPVDYRENHRFSQKAGELSCGV is encoded by the coding sequence ATGAATACAGCAGAGTTATTGGTGCAGTGCCTAGAAAATGAAGGAGTGCAATATATTTTTGGACTCCCTGGCGAAGAAAATCTGCACGTTTTGGAAGCGTTAAAACATTCTTCGATTAAATTTATTACCACTCGTCACGAACAGGGTGCAGCATTCATGGCGGATGTCTACGGACGCTTAACAGGAAAAGCCGGAGTGTGTCTTTCTACTCTTGGCCCTGGGGCAACCAACTTAATGACAGGCGTAGCAGATGCGAACCTTGATGGTGCGCCCTTAGTGGCGATTACCGGTCAAGTGGGAACAGATAGAATGCACATTGAATCCCATCAATATTTAGATTTGGTGGCAATGTTTGCCCCTGTTACCAAGTGGAATAAGCAGATTGTGCGACCGAGTATTACACCCGAAGTAGTGCGGAAAGCATTTAAGCGATCGCAATCGGAAAAACCTGGTGCAGTTCACATCGATTTACCAGAAAATATTGCTGCCATGCCCGTCGAAGGCAAACCTTTGCGTAAAGATAATAGCGAAAAAACTTATGCATCTTTTGCTAGCATTCGGGCAGCAGCCGCCGCAATTTGCCAAGCAGTTAACCCATTAATCTTAGTCGGAAATGGGGCAATTCGCGCTCAAGCCAGTGATGCAGTCACACAATTTGCCACCTTGCTGAATATACCAGTTGCTAATACCTTCATGGGTAAAGGTGTGATTCCCTACACACATCAATTAGCTTTGTGGTCAGTGGGATTACAGCAAAGAGACTTTATTACCTGTGCCTTTGATAACACAGATTTAGTCATTGCCATCGGCTATGATTTGATTGAATTTTCCCCCAAGAAATGGAATCGTAATGGTGAAATTCCCATTGTGCATATTGGGGTAAGTCCGGCGGAAATAGATAGTAGTTATATTCCCAACGCCGAAGTCGTGGGAGATATTTCAGATTCCCTCTATGAAATTTTAAAATTAGCAGACAGACAAGGTAAACCCGATCCCTTTGCTATTAGCTTAAGGTCAGAGATTCGGACTGATTACGAACAGTATGCCCATGATGACGGATTTCCGATTAAGCCGCAAAAGTTAATTTATGACTTACGGCAAGTGATGGGCCCAGATGATATCGTCATCTCTGATGTTGGCGCACATAAAATGTGGATGGCTCGTCATTATCATTGCCATAGCCCCAATACTTGCATAATTTCCAATGGCTTCGCAGCTATGGGTATTGCTATTCCTGGCGCTTTAGCAGCAAAACTCGTTCATCCTAAGCGCAAAGTTGTTGCTGTTACAGGTGATGGCGGCTTTATGATGAATTCCCAAGAATTAGAAACAGCCTTGCGTGTCGGAACGCCCTTTGTCACCATAATTTTCAATGATGGTGGCTATGGGTTAATTGAGTGGAAGCAAGAAAATCAATTTGGTAAAGGAAACTCATCATTTGTGCATTTTAGCAACCCTGATTTTGTTAAATTTGCCGAAAGCATGGGTTTAAAAGGCTACCGAGTTGAATCAGCTTTAGATTTGATTCCCACTTTGAAAGAAGCCCTCGCTCAAGATGTACCCGCAGTAATAGATTGTCCCGTAGATTATCGGGAAAATCATCGCTTTAGTCAAAAAGCCGGCGAGTTGAGTTGCGGGGTGTAA